In the Pseudomonas sp. MRSN 12121 genome, TCTCGGTCAAATCCTGAATAATGCGGCCCTGCGCGACTACCTGCCGAACGACTGGCAGGGCGTCTATGACGCCGTGAAGTCGGGCGGGTATTCCGGCCTAAGCGGCCGGGCGCAATCCATCTTTGAAGGGAACAAGGTCTATGACCTCTGCGCCAATCTGGCGGATTCCCAACAGCGGACGCATTGCGAAGCCCAGGCCGTCAAGGGTGCCCAGGACAAGGCTTTTGCCCTGGATGCCTACGACAAGGCCAAGTCGCGGCTGACCCAAATTGACCAGCTCATGGCGAAGATCAACGACACGCCCGACCCCAAGGCCATTGCCGAGCTGCAAGGCCGTATCGCTGCCGAACAGGCCATGATTCAGAACGAGCAAACCAAGCTCCAGATGTACCAGATGGTCGCGTCGGCCGAAGATCGCTTGCAGGAACAGCGGCAACGCGAAATCAACGCCAAGGTTCTGA is a window encoding:
- the virB5 gene encoding P-type DNA transfer protein VirB5, with the protein product MKAFSVSIVLAAGIAMSPAAFAQIPVTDGASIAQQVAAQVETIAKWKMQYDQMTSQINQMKQQYESLTGSRNLGQILNNAALRDYLPNDWQGVYDAVKSGGYSGLSGRAQSIFEGNKVYDLCANLADSQQRTHCEAQAVKGAQDKAFALDAYDKAKSRLTQIDQLMAKINDTPDPKAIAELQGRIAAEQAMIQNEQTKLQMYQMVASAEDRLQEQRQREINAKVLSNREYTKHQPFNLLDK